The uncultured Fretibacterium sp. genome includes a region encoding these proteins:
- a CDS encoding TRAP transporter large permease, which produces MTNTLFKDPVFWTLALFLIPLIVRIPIAVALGMATITVVWFWDMGYQMLSYSFYAGIAKVPLLAIPFFILAGIIMEKVGIASRIVKLIKEMVGDVTGGLAIATVIVAAFWGAVSGSGPATVAALGLILIPSMAQAGYDKAFATAVVSVASGLAIIIPPSISFIVYGDIMEQSVGTLFAAGIVPGIIVAGFLCLAVYVYSRRNGFRGEPRGDARTLLLALADAFWGLMTPVIILGGIYGGIFTPTEAAAVAVFYGLFVGLVIYRTLTLRVLYEILSETVVSTAVVMLVVACAGLYSWLGATVGIIDKIAGLLLGVSNNPSVILLMINIILLFAGMLLDANSIMYIFLPILIPIIRALGWDPIWFGVMMTINLAIGQVTPPVAVNLFVGARISGLTMEQIARPAIALIIAAIAALVLLTVFPVLTTFLPHMMGLM; this is translated from the coding sequence ATGACCAACACACTCTTCAAAGATCCGGTGTTCTGGACCCTGGCGCTTTTTCTTATTCCCCTGATTGTGCGCATCCCTATCGCAGTCGCCCTGGGTATGGCAACCATCACGGTTGTCTGGTTTTGGGACATGGGTTACCAGATGCTCTCCTACAGTTTCTATGCGGGCATCGCCAAAGTTCCGCTGTTGGCCATCCCCTTCTTCATCCTCGCGGGCATTATCATGGAAAAGGTCGGGATTGCGTCACGCATCGTAAAGTTAATCAAGGAGATGGTCGGCGACGTCACAGGCGGCTTGGCCATAGCGACCGTCATCGTCGCAGCTTTCTGGGGAGCGGTCAGCGGCTCCGGTCCGGCCACCGTTGCGGCGCTCGGTCTGATTTTGATTCCCAGCATGGCCCAGGCGGGATATGACAAGGCGTTTGCCACGGCGGTCGTCTCGGTCGCCTCGGGGCTGGCCATCATTATTCCCCCCAGCATTTCCTTTATCGTCTACGGGGATATCATGGAGCAGTCCGTGGGCACACTCTTCGCGGCGGGAATCGTTCCGGGGATCATCGTCGCCGGATTCCTGTGCCTGGCCGTCTATGTCTACAGCCGGCGCAATGGGTTTCGAGGCGAGCCGCGCGGTGACGCAAGGACGCTCCTCCTGGCGTTGGCTGACGCCTTCTGGGGGCTCATGACCCCCGTCATCATCCTGGGAGGCATTTACGGAGGCATTTTCACCCCCACCGAGGCCGCAGCCGTCGCCGTGTTCTATGGACTTTTCGTCGGCCTGGTCATCTACCGCACCCTCACCCTGCGCGTGCTCTATGAAATCCTAAGCGAAACCGTGGTGAGCACCGCCGTCGTCATGCTCGTCGTAGCTTGTGCCGGGCTCTACTCCTGGCTGGGCGCGACCGTTGGAATCATCGACAAGATCGCCGGCCTGCTGCTGGGCGTCTCCAACAACCCCTCCGTCATCCTGTTGATGATCAACATCATCCTGCTCTTCGCCGGAATGCTGCTCGACGCGAACTCCATCATGTACATCTTCCTGCCGATCCTCATCCCCATTATCAGGGCCCTCGGCTGGGATCCCATCTGGTTCGGAGTCATGATGACCATCAACCTGGCGATCGGACAAGTAACTCCGCCCGTCGCGGTGAACCTGTTCGTCGGCGCACGCATCAGCGGTCTGACTATGGAGCAGATCGCCCGCCCCGCTATCGCTTTGATCATCGCGGCCATCGCCGCCCTGGTATTGCTGACGGTATTCCCCGTACTGACAACGTTCCTGCCCCATATGATGGGACTGATGTAA
- a CDS encoding alpha-ketoacid dehydrogenase subunit beta, which produces MTVKNITFSQATLEAMDEEMSRDERVFVMGEDIARQGGIFGQFRGLPDKFGLERVRDTPISETAIIGSAVGAALAGMRPVADMHFADFIGVCMDEVFNQMAKVYYMFGAQKSVPLVLRAPDGIINQAAAQHSQTVEAWFAHIPGLKVVIPSNPADAKGLLKAAIRDENPVIYFEHKGLFPMKGDVPEGEHLVEIGKARIDREGTDLTIVSYSMMMHHAAKAADRLAAEGVSVELIDLRSISPWDKETVLKSVAKTGRLCVAQEAVKQGGFAAEVVATICEEGLEYLDAPIARVGAPFSPVPFARPLEQAYKVSADTIYDAVRKIL; this is translated from the coding sequence ATGACTGTGAAGAACATCACGTTTTCCCAGGCGACGCTGGAGGCCATGGATGAGGAGATGAGCCGCGACGAGCGCGTGTTCGTCATGGGGGAGGACATTGCCCGGCAGGGCGGTATTTTCGGGCAGTTCCGAGGCCTTCCCGACAAGTTCGGGCTGGAGCGCGTTCGGGATACGCCCATCTCCGAGACGGCCATCATAGGTTCAGCGGTAGGCGCTGCCCTGGCCGGGATGCGCCCCGTAGCGGACATGCATTTCGCGGACTTTATCGGAGTGTGTATGGACGAGGTCTTTAACCAGATGGCCAAGGTGTATTACATGTTCGGTGCACAGAAATCCGTGCCGCTGGTACTCCGGGCGCCCGATGGAATCATCAATCAAGCCGCAGCCCAGCACTCACAGACCGTTGAGGCGTGGTTTGCCCATATCCCGGGACTCAAGGTGGTCATCCCCTCCAACCCCGCCGACGCCAAGGGATTGCTGAAGGCCGCTATCCGTGACGAGAACCCCGTCATTTATTTTGAGCACAAAGGACTGTTCCCCATGAAAGGCGATGTGCCGGAGGGGGAACACCTTGTAGAGATAGGCAAGGCCCGTATCGATCGGGAGGGTACGGACCTGACGATCGTCTCCTACTCCATGATGATGCACCATGCGGCCAAAGCCGCGGATCGGCTGGCTGCCGAGGGCGTCAGTGTGGAGTTGATAGACCTGCGCTCGATCTCCCCGTGGGACAAGGAGACGGTCCTGAAGTCCGTAGCCAAGACAGGACGGCTTTGTGTCGCCCAGGAGGCCGTCAAACAGGGCGGCTTTGCAGCGGAGGTCGTGGCGACGATCTGCGAGGAGGGCCTGGAGTACTTGGACGCGCCGATCGCTCGCGTAGGGGCGCCCTTCTCCCCCGTGCCGTTCGCCCGTCCCCTGGAGCAGGCCTATAAAGTGAGTGCGGACACGATCTACGACGCTGTCCGGAAGATTCTATAG
- a CDS encoding type II toxin-antitoxin system RelB/DinJ family antitoxin — protein sequence MEKTATLSLRVSPGVKEDAESILKKLGIPMSVAIDMYLKQIVYAGGIPFRVTLPQAPDSINMDLMSNGELRSAIAEGCREYKDGKAVDIDILAELRKVRPPGDSIKCPSSDRTK from the coding sequence ATGGAAAAGACAGCAACCTTGAGCCTGCGTGTATCGCCCGGCGTCAAGGAGGACGCTGAAAGCATCCTGAAAAAACTTGGCATCCCCATGTCCGTCGCAATCGATATGTATCTGAAGCAAATTGTCTATGCGGGGGGGATTCCGTTTCGAGTAACGTTGCCGCAGGCTCCAGATTCCATCAACATGGACCTGATGTCGAACGGGGAACTGCGTTCGGCGATAGCTGAAGGGTGTAGGGAATATAAGGATGGAAAGGCAGTCGATATCGATATTTTAGCGGAGCTCAGAAAAGTCCGTCCGCCAGGCGACAGTATAAAATGCCCCAGTAGCGACAGGACGAAGTGA
- a CDS encoding TRAP transporter small permease → MLKRFCDYFEELLGALILSIMLVVTFANVVTRYLITYPLAFTEEITISMFVWIVLLGTSIAFRRNAHLAMTFFYDLMPRSLKKLCFIISTAVSLTFFALLGWLGALQVLDEWELGVTSDALAIPTCIYSSAIPVFSAIIIIRILQAARITLREKAY, encoded by the coding sequence GTGCTGAAAAGATTTTGCGACTATTTCGAGGAGCTCCTTGGAGCGTTGATTCTGTCAATTATGCTCGTCGTGACCTTTGCCAATGTCGTCACTCGTTATCTCATCACCTATCCTCTGGCATTTACGGAGGAGATCACCATCAGCATGTTCGTCTGGATCGTGCTTCTGGGGACCTCCATCGCTTTCCGCCGAAACGCACACCTGGCCATGACTTTTTTTTACGACCTGATGCCACGCAGCCTGAAAAAGCTTTGTTTCATCATCTCTACAGCCGTATCGCTGACCTTCTTCGCGCTTCTGGGGTGGCTGGGGGCCCTTCAGGTCCTCGACGAATGGGAGCTGGGCGTGACTTCGGACGCCCTGGCCATTCCTACCTGCATCTACTCCTCGGCGATACCCGTGTTTTCGGCTATCATCATTATCCGAATCCTTCAGGCCGCTCGTATTACCCTGCGGGAAAAAGCTTATTAG
- a CDS encoding dihydrolipoamide acetyltransferase family protein encodes MATAITMPKLGLTMTSGSVKEWKKKVGDTVKKGEILFVVATDKLTVDSESPADGVLLAITVKEGVDVPVGGTIGYLGAAGEAVPAEATGSPAAPESPKAASATATPRPVGAPAPAAQAPASGPVAASPKAKRMAREKGMDLSAIQGTGPRGWVVSRDVLDAEERGTAKASPVASRMAREAGLDLASLGASGRLMKADVAASIASMGLSENDRVIPATQMRRIIGERMLESVNTIPAVNYFVDVDMSELEALRKRLNDRMKGGVRISVNDILMKLCAKLLAETPMANASVQVEEGRITGFVLHGSVNIGLAIALPGGLIVPNIKEVQNKGLKEIAETRVDLVERARCGALTPDDTMGGTFTLSNLGMSGIDNFTPIINPPEAAILGVGSTRKKPVVVEGEVVVRPIASFCLSADHRLLDGADAAALLAKLKELIENPELFLL; translated from the coding sequence ATGGCTACTGCAATCACGATGCCGAAGCTGGGACTCACCATGACCAGCGGCTCGGTCAAGGAATGGAAGAAGAAGGTCGGCGACACGGTAAAGAAGGGGGAGATCCTCTTTGTCGTTGCCACGGACAAGTTGACGGTGGACTCGGAGAGTCCGGCGGACGGCGTCCTGCTTGCGATTACCGTCAAGGAGGGAGTCGATGTCCCTGTCGGGGGAACGATTGGATACCTGGGGGCCGCAGGGGAGGCGGTCCCCGCGGAAGCTACGGGATCTCCCGCTGCCCCTGAATCTCCAAAGGCAGCGTCTGCCACAGCGACTCCCCGTCCTGTCGGGGCGCCGGCTCCTGCTGCGCAGGCCCCCGCATCCGGTCCCGTCGCCGCGTCGCCGAAGGCCAAGAGGATGGCGCGGGAAAAGGGGATGGATCTCTCCGCCATACAGGGAACGGGCCCGCGTGGCTGGGTGGTTTCGCGGGATGTCCTGGATGCTGAGGAAAGGGGTACCGCCAAGGCTTCACCCGTCGCTTCGCGGATGGCGCGGGAAGCAGGATTGGATCTCGCTTCGCTTGGAGCCTCGGGACGCCTGATGAAGGCCGACGTGGCAGCGTCTATCGCTTCGATGGGCTTGAGCGAGAACGACCGTGTCATTCCCGCCACGCAGATGCGCCGGATCATCGGGGAGCGGATGCTTGAGAGCGTTAACACCATCCCTGCGGTCAACTACTTCGTCGATGTCGATATGAGCGAGCTGGAGGCTCTGCGTAAGCGTTTGAATGATCGAATGAAGGGCGGCGTCAGAATCTCGGTCAACGACATCCTGATGAAGCTCTGTGCCAAGCTCCTGGCAGAAACTCCGATGGCCAATGCCTCGGTTCAGGTCGAGGAAGGGCGGATCACTGGATTTGTGCTGCACGGCTCGGTGAATATCGGACTGGCCATCGCGTTGCCGGGCGGACTGATTGTCCCCAACATCAAGGAGGTCCAGAACAAGGGGCTCAAAGAGATTGCAGAGACTCGCGTGGACTTGGTGGAACGGGCGCGCTGCGGCGCTCTGACCCCGGACGACACCATGGGCGGGACCTTCACCCTCTCCAATCTGGGAATGTCAGGGATCGACAACTTCACTCCGATTATCAACCCGCCGGAGGCCGCAATTCTCGGGGTCGGTTCGACCCGGAAGAAACCGGTGGTCGTGGAGGGGGAGGTCGTTGTCCGTCCCATTGCCTCCTTCTGCCTGAGCGCGGATCATCGTTTGCTCGACGGTGCCGATGCCGCGGCGCTGCTGGCGAAGCTGAAGGAACTCATCGAGAATCCCGAGTTGTTTCTGTTGTAG
- a CDS encoding thiamine pyrophosphate-dependent dehydrogenase E1 component subunit alpha, producing the protein MDAPNITKMSAQVPLKDYDRGRLEFFYETMLKIRKFERSVEENFLAGNIPGFVHLYIGEEAIATGVMANLTDKDYIESTHRGHGHTVAKGADLNRMMAEIYGKKTGCCKGKGGSMHIADFSVGMLGANGVVGGGYNLAAGAALAQKMQKRKDISVVFFGDGASNRGTFHEAANFASVWKLPLLFVCEMNEYASTTPYLTATSVADISRRAYGYDMPALIVDGNDVFSVYEAAGKLVEHIRAGNGPAFLECKTYRVKGHYVGDPEKYRTREEVQKNIEERDPIEAFKKRVLAEKVYAADDLKSMEEKVDGLIAAALKFAKESPEPDASELMTGIYA; encoded by the coding sequence ATGGATGCACCGAATATCACCAAAATGTCTGCACAGGTGCCCCTGAAGGACTACGACAGGGGACGGCTCGAGTTCTTCTACGAGACGATGCTCAAGATCCGGAAGTTCGAGCGTTCCGTGGAGGAAAATTTCCTGGCTGGAAACATCCCGGGGTTCGTCCACCTCTACATCGGGGAGGAGGCCATTGCCACAGGCGTTATGGCGAACCTGACCGACAAGGACTATATCGAGAGCACACACCGTGGACACGGCCACACGGTGGCCAAGGGTGCGGATCTGAATCGCATGATGGCCGAGATATATGGCAAGAAAACGGGGTGTTGTAAGGGAAAGGGCGGGTCCATGCACATCGCCGATTTCAGCGTGGGGATGCTGGGGGCCAACGGCGTTGTCGGCGGTGGGTATAATCTGGCGGCCGGGGCGGCTCTGGCACAGAAAATGCAAAAACGCAAGGACATATCCGTCGTTTTTTTCGGCGACGGCGCGAGCAACCGCGGAACATTCCATGAGGCGGCCAACTTCGCCTCCGTCTGGAAACTGCCGCTTCTTTTTGTCTGTGAGATGAACGAGTACGCTTCCACTACGCCCTATTTGACGGCGACCTCCGTGGCGGACATATCCCGCAGGGCCTACGGCTACGACATGCCGGCGCTCATCGTCGATGGCAATGACGTTTTCTCCGTCTATGAAGCGGCAGGGAAACTTGTCGAGCACATCCGTGCCGGGAATGGACCTGCTTTCCTGGAATGCAAAACCTACCGCGTCAAGGGGCACTACGTGGGGGACCCCGAGAAGTATCGGACGCGCGAGGAGGTCCAGAAAAATATCGAAGAGCGTGATCCCATCGAGGCCTTCAAGAAACGGGTGCTGGCGGAGAAGGTCTACGCTGCCGATGACCTGAAGTCCATGGAGGAGAAGGTGGATGGCCTGATCGCCGCCGCGCTCAAGTTCGCTAAGGAGTCCCCGGAACCGGATGCTTCCGAACTGATGACCGGGATATATGCTTGA
- a CDS encoding DNA-binding protein, which produces MKGLRFDAEEARVRTFILRIRPGTDLIEGIRGGCEERGIRSGAITTLLGSLRQVRYVYPVVAPGTKAGLKYCDPIAVDGPIEVLCGAGTIGVMKSDGTTVVHLHAAFTDPKGRVLGGHILEGGGAVAVTAEVVIDVLDGVSLTRAVDEETDMPLFSLGD; this is translated from the coding sequence GTGAAAGGGCTTCGTTTCGATGCTGAGGAGGCCCGGGTACGCACGTTCATCCTCCGGATCCGGCCTGGGACGGACCTCATAGAGGGAATCCGGGGGGGCTGCGAGGAGCGGGGCATCCGATCCGGTGCGATAACGACGCTTTTAGGCAGTCTGCGACAGGTGCGTTACGTCTATCCCGTTGTCGCTCCGGGGACAAAGGCGGGTTTGAAGTATTGCGACCCCATTGCGGTGGATGGTCCCATCGAGGTGCTCTGCGGCGCCGGGACGATTGGAGTCATGAAGTCGGACGGGACGACGGTCGTTCACCTTCATGCAGCCTTTACCGACCCCAAGGGGCGGGTGCTTGGAGGGCATATCCTGGAGGGTGGAGGGGCCGTTGCCGTGACGGCCGAGGTCGTGATTGACGTCCTGGACGGTGTGTCCCTGACGCGTGCTGTGGACGAGGAGACGGATATGCCCCTCTTTTCGTTGGGCGATTAG
- a CDS encoding AAA family ATPase encodes MHQLKLQRLGPITECELACSHFMILTGMQASGKSTVAKAIYYFRTVKDDIYAVIERRAVEAFQNSSSQSDGLTRELLDVLRKKFFQLFGSSWGMDQDMRLEYHYTRDCYIELHLRKSLDYPTSNYLWIELCPALRGFLERGDHSLSATATGIPDPQRKRLQSELQNIFNDKYNIVYIPAGRSMLTLLAQQWSYIYIMMDEAQKRTLDYCTQRYIERILAVKPEFSGGLDGLLASYGTGTHETLGTWKTALALVDKILRGSYKVEDGGERIVLENGKYVKINFASSGQQESVWILNLLLYYFAQNRPSMFFIEEPESHLFPRTQKSIMEFIALISNEGHSMLVTTHSPYVLGTLNNLLYAGHFRRSDRQKQAADLFPNSLWLDHEEFNAWFANGGILENCMDSEIHLIQNEKIDEVSTVINEDYDRLFELRHKEDWANASR; translated from the coding sequence ATGCACCAGCTTAAATTACAAAGGCTTGGACCTATTACAGAATGCGAGTTGGCTTGCTCGCATTTTATGATCTTGACGGGAATGCAGGCATCCGGGAAAAGCACAGTTGCGAAAGCGATCTACTATTTCAGGACCGTCAAGGACGATATTTATGCTGTCATCGAGCGGAGGGCAGTCGAGGCTTTTCAAAACTCATCCTCTCAGAGCGATGGATTAACCAGGGAACTGCTGGACGTTCTGCGGAAGAAATTCTTTCAGCTTTTCGGTTCGTCGTGGGGAATGGATCAGGACATGCGGCTTGAGTATCACTATACGAGGGATTGTTATATCGAGCTGCACCTGAGGAAGTCATTGGACTATCCTACGTCTAATTATCTCTGGATTGAACTCTGTCCCGCTCTTCGGGGTTTTCTGGAAAGAGGAGACCATTCCCTATCCGCCACCGCAACGGGTATCCCCGATCCGCAACGGAAACGACTCCAGTCAGAACTTCAGAATATTTTTAACGATAAATACAATATCGTCTATATTCCAGCTGGGCGCAGTATGCTCACACTTCTTGCCCAACAGTGGAGCTACATCTACATAATGATGGATGAAGCTCAAAAGCGTACGCTGGATTACTGCACGCAAAGATATATCGAGAGGATACTGGCCGTAAAGCCGGAATTCTCGGGCGGACTTGACGGCCTGCTGGCTTCTTACGGAACAGGAACACACGAGACCCTTGGCACGTGGAAAACAGCCCTTGCTCTTGTGGACAAGATATTACGCGGCTCCTATAAAGTTGAAGATGGAGGAGAACGTATCGTTCTGGAGAATGGCAAATACGTAAAAATAAACTTTGCCTCCTCCGGCCAGCAGGAGTCCGTATGGATATTAAATCTTCTTCTCTACTATTTTGCCCAGAACCGTCCCTCGATGTTCTTCATCGAAGAACCGGAGTCTCATCTGTTTCCTCGAACGCAGAAATCCATCATGGAGTTTATCGCGCTGATCAGCAACGAGGGGCATTCCATGCTGGTGACGACACACAGCCCTTACGTTTTAGGAACTCTAAACAACCTGCTCTATGCCGGACATTTCAGGAGGAGCGATCGACAGAAACAGGCGGCAGATTTATTCCCAAACAGCTTATGGCTTGACCATGAGGAATTCAACGCTTGGTTTGCAAATGGCGGCATACTGGAAAACTGCATGGACAGCGAGATCCATCTCATTCAGAACGAAAAAATAGACGAAGTATCGACGGTCATCAATGAGGATTATGATCGGCTCTTTGAGCTTCGTCACAAAGAGGATTGGGCAAATGCCTCTCGGTAA
- a CDS encoding ABC transporter substrate-binding protein, protein MRRVSWVLLFVFALVGAAFAADDVIKIGVYNCLTGQNAFGGQLELEGTQLAHKEIPEVLGKKVELVVVDNKSDKVEAANAVTRLIEHDKVNAIIGTYGSSLAMAGGEVAEKAGIPAIGTSCTNPLVTLGKKFYFRACFIDPFQGAGAATYASRQLGFKKAATLTDVANDYSVGLSSFFKRAFEKLGGEVVAELKYQSGDQDFTAQLTELISKKPDIVFLPAYFAEGAIVLKQAKELGAEFRFIGADAMDNPEIVTLGGDAVEGFLHTTFAYDPSMKEMNPVAAKFTESWNKVHPDKAPNVNAALGYDCYIMLIDAIQRAGSAEPAKIRDALEQTKDLPTVTGTTTMNETHDAEKEMGIVEIQGGKKVFLGTIKPEM, encoded by the coding sequence GTGCGTAGGGTTTCATGGGTTCTGCTGTTCGTTTTTGCGCTTGTGGGTGCGGCGTTTGCCGCGGATGACGTCATCAAGATCGGCGTCTACAACTGTCTGACGGGACAGAACGCCTTCGGCGGCCAGCTGGAGCTGGAGGGCACGCAGCTGGCGCACAAGGAGATCCCCGAGGTCCTGGGGAAGAAGGTCGAGCTCGTCGTCGTGGACAACAAGTCCGACAAGGTCGAGGCGGCGAACGCGGTCACGCGGCTGATCGAGCACGACAAGGTCAACGCGATCATCGGGACCTACGGTTCCTCGTTGGCTATGGCCGGCGGCGAGGTGGCCGAGAAGGCGGGGATCCCCGCCATCGGGACGTCCTGCACCAACCCTCTGGTGACGCTGGGCAAGAAGTTCTACTTCCGCGCCTGCTTCATCGATCCCTTCCAGGGCGCCGGCGCGGCGACCTATGCCTCCAGGCAGCTGGGATTCAAGAAGGCGGCCACCCTTACCGACGTCGCCAACGACTACAGCGTCGGCCTGAGCAGCTTCTTCAAGCGCGCGTTCGAGAAGTTGGGGGGCGAGGTCGTCGCCGAGCTGAAGTACCAGTCGGGCGACCAGGATTTCACGGCGCAGCTCACCGAGCTGATCTCCAAAAAGCCGGACATCGTCTTCCTGCCCGCCTACTTCGCCGAGGGGGCGATCGTCCTGAAGCAGGCCAAGGAACTGGGTGCGGAGTTCCGCTTCATCGGCGCGGACGCCATGGACAACCCCGAGATCGTGACGCTGGGCGGCGACGCCGTGGAGGGCTTCCTGCACACCACGTTCGCCTACGATCCCTCCATGAAGGAGATGAACCCGGTCGCGGCTAAGTTCACCGAGAGCTGGAACAAGGTGCACCCCGACAAGGCCCCGAACGTTAACGCGGCTCTGGGCTACGACTGCTACATCATGCTGATCGACGCCATCCAGAGGGCCGGAAGCGCCGAGCCCGCCAAGATCCGCGACGCGCTGGAGCAGACGAAGGACCTGCCCACCGTCACGGGGACGACGACCATGAACGAGACCCACGACGCCGAGAAGGAGATGGGGATCGTCGAGATCCAGGGCGGCAAGAAGGTGTTCCTGGGCACCATCAAGCCGGAGATGTAG
- a CDS encoding GntR family transcriptional regulator — protein sequence MRSGTKKELAYKKIKEMFLEQRFLPGTMLSENEIANVLVMSRTPVREALQLLQNEGFVTVCPKQGVRFQGISNSALREILELRAAVEGYVMAACLPLSPQRMAEVEAIIELQRPCCFSGDVEEYLVHDAAFHNYFVELYGNSLISAVVRSIAERFRSVGLKVLRDAESVRLSFQGHLAIMEAVRSADVRAALTAVYAHINFGKSRLIRTLDPLTAEEFMHEGSDGFQV from the coding sequence GTGAGATCGGGGACAAAAAAGGAATTAGCCTATAAAAAAATCAAGGAGATGTTTCTGGAGCAGCGCTTTTTACCCGGGACGATGCTTTCGGAAAACGAGATAGCCAACGTGCTCGTCATGAGCCGAACACCGGTGCGTGAGGCTTTGCAGCTTTTGCAGAACGAGGGGTTCGTCACGGTTTGCCCCAAGCAGGGCGTCCGCTTTCAGGGGATCAGTAACTCCGCATTGAGGGAGATCCTGGAGCTGCGTGCGGCGGTAGAGGGGTATGTCATGGCGGCGTGTCTGCCGCTGAGCCCTCAGCGTATGGCTGAGGTGGAGGCGATTATCGAACTTCAGCGACCGTGTTGCTTCTCTGGAGACGTGGAGGAATATCTGGTACACGACGCCGCCTTTCACAACTATTTCGTCGAGCTCTACGGCAACTCCTTGATCTCCGCGGTGGTCCGCTCTATCGCCGAGCGTTTTCGGAGCGTGGGGCTCAAGGTTCTGCGGGATGCCGAAAGTGTTCGGCTCTCGTTTCAGGGGCATCTGGCCATCATGGAGGCTGTGCGTTCCGCTGACGTCCGCGCGGCGTTGACGGCCGTATACGCGCACATCAACTTTGGAAAGTCGCGGCTGATCCGCACCCTTGATCCTCTGACCGCGGAGGAATTCATGCATGAGGGCTCTGATGGTTTTCAAGTCTGA
- a CDS encoding DctP family TRAP transporter solute-binding subunit yields MRKFMRKFGVPAAFAFFCSFLSAPASAAYKAEYKLDIVPSITTGWGMGAQYFSDLVKERSEGKINIKVYPNAQLTTGKQTNAFMLLRNGTIDFACQSTINYSPQIPELNLFALPFFFAAQPDRYKALDAVTNGKAGEMIAKAIEAKGGKFICFGENGFRELTNSKRSIATPEDLDSLKIRVVGSPLFLDTFKALGANPVTMVWSDTMSAIQQGVVDGQENPINTFYPVKIYEYHKFVTNWHYVADPTLFVVNPKVWDSFSPEDQALLTQAAKEAAAYQIALARVGLDEKDGGKNLDFLKGIEKMPEISDWNKQLTEVGMTVTDLSPEQMKVFMDKTQSVRDAWRSKIGEDLVKAAEEDMAAVK; encoded by the coding sequence ATGAGAAAGTTCATGAGAAAGTTCGGTGTTCCAGCAGCGTTCGCTTTTTTTTGTTCGTTCCTCTCCGCTCCAGCCTCCGCAGCCTACAAGGCTGAATATAAGTTGGATATTGTCCCCAGCATCACCACGGGTTGGGGCATGGGGGCCCAGTACTTCTCCGATTTGGTCAAAGAACGCAGCGAGGGAAAGATCAACATCAAGGTCTATCCCAACGCGCAGCTGACGACCGGCAAGCAAACCAATGCCTTCATGCTGCTTCGCAATGGGACCATCGACTTCGCCTGTCAGTCCACCATCAATTATTCCCCGCAGATCCCCGAGCTCAACCTCTTCGCTCTGCCCTTTTTCTTCGCGGCGCAGCCCGATCGCTACAAGGCACTGGACGCCGTCACGAACGGAAAGGCCGGCGAGATGATAGCCAAGGCTATCGAGGCCAAAGGGGGAAAGTTCATCTGCTTCGGTGAAAACGGGTTCCGCGAACTGACCAACAGCAAGCGCTCCATCGCAACCCCCGAGGATTTGGACAGCCTGAAGATCCGCGTCGTCGGCAGCCCTCTGTTCCTGGACACCTTCAAGGCCCTGGGCGCCAACCCTGTGACCATGGTCTGGAGCGATACCATGTCCGCGATTCAGCAGGGTGTCGTCGACGGACAGGAGAATCCCATCAACACCTTCTACCCCGTAAAAATCTACGAGTACCATAAGTTTGTGACCAACTGGCACTACGTTGCCGACCCCACCCTGTTCGTCGTCAACCCCAAGGTGTGGGATTCCTTCTCTCCGGAGGACCAGGCGCTTTTGACCCAGGCCGCCAAGGAGGCTGCAGCCTATCAAATTGCCCTGGCCCGCGTGGGGTTGGATGAGAAAGATGGAGGCAAAAATCTGGACTTTCTGAAGGGAATCGAAAAGATGCCCGAGATCTCCGACTGGAACAAACAACTGACAGAGGTCGGAATGACCGTCACGGACCTGTCCCCTGAGCAAATGAAGGTGTTCATGGATAAGACACAGTCCGTCCGTGATGCCTGGCGTTCCAAGATCGGCGAGGACCTCGTGAAGGCTGCCGAAGAGGACATGGCGGCGGTGAAATAA